A single region of the Vicia villosa cultivar HV-30 ecotype Madison, WI linkage group LG4, Vvil1.0, whole genome shotgun sequence genome encodes:
- the LOC131598678 gene encoding small ribosomal subunit protein cS23-like translates to MNMLASSSSSNMLLLPTTSIPSIRSIKTNYLNIKTNRFTASAVAVAEDSISSQSSPSLQSPPQSQKLGVVVKPTDKPRLVLKFIWMEKNIGIALDQMVPGYGTVPLSPYYFWPRKDAWEELKELLESKPWISQKQMIILLNQATDIINLWQQSGGNLSS, encoded by the exons ATGAACATGttagcatcatcatcatcatcaaacatgCTTCTTCTTCCCACCACTTCAATTCCATCCATTCGATCCATCAAAACCAACTACCTCAACATCAAAACAAACCGTTTCACTGCTTCTGCTGTTGCTGTTGCTGAAGATTCCATTTCTTCTCAGTCCTCTCCTTCTCTCCAGTCTCCGCCTCAATCTCAG AAACTAGGAGTAGTTGTGAAACCAACAGACAAGCCAAGACTCGTGTTGAAGTTCATTTGGATGGAGAAGAACATCGGTATCGCACTTGACCAAATGGTACCTGGCTACGGAACCGTTCCTCTAAGCCCTTACTACTTTTGGCCAAGGAAAGACGCGTGGGAAGAGCTCAAGGAGTTGCTAGAGAGTAAGCCATGGATATCACAAAAGCAGATGATTATTCTTCTCAATCAAGCCACTGATATTATCAATTTGTGGCAACAAAGTGGTGGTAACTTGTCCTCCTAA